In the genome of Primulina eburnea isolate SZY01 chromosome 13, ASM2296580v1, whole genome shotgun sequence, the window GAAGAGCAGCAACTTCTGATAATGCCAAGGTATCAACTCGTGATGTCACATGCACAACCACAGAGTCATATTCGAAGCCTACACCGCTGAGGACATACAAGATTTGATCGTCCTCGCTGATGGGATGACCACATGCTGCTAGAGTATCCATGAGATGTTTCATTTTGCTCAAATAATCTTTCATATTCTGATTTCCTTTCTTCAAGGTCTGCAGCTGTAGTTTATATTGCATCACCTTCGCTTTTGACCTCGAGGCAAATAAGCATGAGACCCGAAGCCAGAGTTGAGAGGATGTGGCACACCCAATCATTTGGCTTTGAACTGCCTCTGTCATAGACGACAAGAGGAAGGAAAATAGGAGCTGATCTTGTCTATTCCAGTTGATGAATTTGAGATTGCTGGTAGTAGTGGTGCTATTTTCAGAAAACTCATTGGAAGGGATAGAGGGATCTGCTAGGATGAAATCCTCTAGTCCCAACCCACGAATACCAGCAAGAATTTGAAGATGCCATAGAAGAAAGTTATCATCACTTAGCTTAACGGAATTAATCTGATTGGCTGGATTAACAAACAAAAAATTTGGGACATTTGCTGCTACCTCCGATTGGATGGAAGTTTCACTACCGGTGCTGGCGTTAGCCAtggtagctctgataccaagttAGAGAAATAAAAGTAGAACAAAGGCTTTGCTGGTGTGAAACATTTCTCTTACTTTCATTTACACGTGATAATCAATTTATACAGAGGACTCAAGCAATATGCTATTGACACGTAGAAAACTCATCCATAATTCTGTTACAACCATTTCAACAATAAATTCATCTAGATCCTTCCGAATGTGTACTGGACCCATATATATATGGGCTTGTTATTTATTATATGGGCTTTGAGTGTCTTCAAGATCATGGGCTTTAACTATCAGTATAAATGGCTGCCCACAATATGTGAATTACTCCTCCGTTACGTCTTCAAGACCAGGGCTGAATATTGAAGCAAATACTGCAGATGAAGAAAGAAATGCAGCTTTTGTACCATTTATAGATTTTCTTGGGGTCGGAGACTTGTGATCGATCATATATATATCACACGGATTCATTGTTCGCCGAAAATTTTCAATtgatttattaatattttatagaGAACAGTTTCAGTTATGTGAAAAAATATTAGACCCATCATCCTAGATTAATCTCGaggagtaatatttttttatcccAAGTAGTCATTTCCTTAGCTAACCTTTCTGTTTTTCTTACCAATAAATCAAACTATTCAAAAGTTATATAAATTTTGGGTTTTCTCAGTCGTTGGCGCATTTTATTTATAACTAGCACTACAATTCACGCTTGCGTGAACGCACAGATTAAAAACGTGTGACATGTTAGGCCAATGGGCCACGGCACCCAAATACAATTGGGTCTTGGGAAATCAGAGTACAAGGCCGATTCCAgaacaactgtcttctctcaCAATTGAGCCCAAATTTTGTTAGGGTTGTATGTTTAGATTGTTCTTTACCCATTTGGCCCAAATTTCATGAATCTAAACAAATTCCAGGTAcacctttttctttcttttttttaaaaaaatagcgtAAAAAATGTATGAAGAAATCGTtgtcttttgaagaaaatgaaaGAGTACAAGAAACAAGGAAAAATAATGACATGCTTAGGGTCCCATCAACAACTCATTTTCCTAATAAAAAATGTGTGGCTATCCAATGTCGATATTTAACATCCAAATATCTCTGGTGTCTCAACCTGTCCATAAGTTGAGAAACACATATTTAATGCCTTTTAAttcttcaaatattttcacAGAAAAAGGAGAAACATTTTTGTTTGTGTGGATTAAATATGTAGACCCTATCACAATTTCGCCATCATGTATACTAATTGTTCAGTAGAAATATCAAAGAATGATGTTTTAACTGAAATTtgctattttttaaaattttaaattgaaataGTACGAGAGAGTAAAGAAAAATGTGACTTGCATACTTGGATGATCACGAGGtgctttaaaaattatatatatataaaaatcgaGGGTTAAACTTTTATAAATAGTGTGAGAAAAATGTAGGaaaaaatctaaaattaaaAGATGATTTGTCCTCGATTTCACAAATTTTGGATGGAAAAGAAAGGGTTGTTAAAATTCCGAAAATAGGGACCAAAGATCAGATTGTTGCAACTTGACGTCTTCACTCGTCATAATTCCATATTCAGTACCCATAAAAGCTTCAATAATATATCAAAGCAGGCTCTGAGAGTGCCTCTGCAGTGCGTTATGTTATCTATATGTTCCCCAACATCATATCATGAAACCGAGGATGTGATACAGAAGATTGCAAAATATTTAAAACGTCATTCTGGTCTATTCAACAACAAGAAGAAAAGGTTGAACATTATTTATATATGAAACAGATTATGTCAACCAAATTTCTTACTTAGCACAACTCTACCCATTTTAATCTATATCACTATTATGGACAAATCCACACCAAAATACAAAATtgcgaaaaagaaaaaaaaaacagatttACATAAAGTGTGACATATCACTTGTACAGTAGGAACAAAATGTGCAAGAAGTTGACAGCTGAAGCAGCTCGTTACCAGCTTGGCTAATCCCAGATTCGATTAATAAGAGTCCATTGTTGTTAAAGTGGTGATATCAACACGTTTTCTGGCCCAGAAAGGTGCAGATTTCCAATATCCTTCTGGTGCTGACGTTGTAGAAATTTAAATTAGTCGCATTTGGCACTCTCGCGGAAGTTTAACGATCGCAACAAGGCAGCAGGATTTGATTGCAACACCAGGGCCGAATTATTTATATTACGGTTACTGTCCCCGTTTGACTGAAAGGACTTGAATAAACTCTCCCCGTTGGTTGAATCGATTCTTAGATTCTTGATGCCCAGTGTTGACCATATAGAGCTATTTGCAGCTTCGTTTGGATCATCAATCCTCAGGGTCTTGGGAATCAGCACACGTGTATCTGCGGTTTTTATCTCTGAAAACTCCTTGTTTTCCAAGTTCGATGGTTTAAGAACTGTCCCATCTCTTGAACGCTTCCCCAGAGTTGAAATGCTCGAGCTTGTGCTAATTCCGGAGTAGCCAGAAGAAGGTGGAGGGTAATCTAATGGCACGTTCCAAGAACTTGGTAAGGTGCAGCCAAAATATGGTGGAGCTGGGTAAAAAGTTACTGGAAAACAAGGAGGGACGGATGCAGCCGTTGAGTTTTGAATCCACTGTGGAGAATTCAACGGACCCTGCCAAGAGATCTGAGCAAAACACGGTTCCTGAATGTCAGTATCACTTCCCTTCACCATCGAATTAGATGTTGTACAAGAAGATCCGCTTGACTGACAGAAAAACTCACTTCCGCCACAACTTAGAGACCTTTCCGCAGGATTCACAAACGAGGAAACAGATTCAGCAAACGGTCTGTCTGATCCAAAGACGAGGATACCATTTGGTTTCAAAGAAGGGAACTGCACCCCATTTTGGAGGGCATCTGAGACCATGATATGACAATAATTAGCAATAGAAGCATTTTTTGTTTTGCGTCTACCTGAACCCACCGGCACGCTCCTCATTGTTCCTCCAGCAGTCCAATATCGCTGACATTTCTTGCAAAAATGTCGAGGTTGGCCAACATTGTAGTTGTTGTAGTAACAAAACTTCGTCTCCATGCTATTACACCGGGGGCACGGAAGTACTTTATCGGGCTTACCCAGTGTCTTTTCTTGAGAGACGTTACTCTCACTTGGTTCAATTTTTTTGGGAGTTTTCGGGGATATTGAGTCTTTGTCTGTCTCTACAAAAGCTACTTTAGTTGGATTGTTTAAATCCCCCTCTTGTTTACTCCTGGTTAATTTTCCTTCTGAGACATCCTATTCACAGAAAAGGCATCTACATAAGAATCGTGGTTTACAGGTATATATGAATGACAAGACCCGAGAGGCACCAAGTTTCCATGATTTAAAAAGATCAAGACAAACTAGCTACCTATGTTTAAACTAAAATGGTTCTCTTTAAGATTGTTAGTTTTTATGTGTAATAAGCACATCTAACTGCAGAAGCTGGAttcccattttctttctttcttcgtCTTCTTCCAAGAAACAAACGATTACTAAGGTATGATTGGATTTGACAGAAGATTCGATCATATATATGACTCAGAACAGACAGGATCCagaggcaaaaaaaaaaaaaaaaaacaatcttACAAAAATCGAAAGCTGTAAGTTCTCTTCCCAAGAGATATTCATTAAGTTTATGTCGAAAAGGAGATCGCCGATCTTTACTAGAATACCACAAAACCAAACTCAATACCCAGATTCGGATATCTAACCAGAAATCAACCCACCATAATTTGCCAATACTAAGAAAAAGGTTCCTCTTAAAACAGCATAAATATCAAGATTTCGCcacaaacactaaaaacacaCATATTTGCCAACAAATGCAGCACACTTTTACGCAGTAAATCACATACTTCGCTGTCTTGTGAATTTGGTGTCGCCGAAAAGCCCTGTTTCTGGTCAAGAACATCAGGCTCTGTAAAATCAGAAACAATCATGTCAGGAGGCAAACAAATGGTCTTCCCAAAAAGCTTGATTTCAGGATCTTTTTTCATCACTTCCAACATCAGTTCTCGCTCCTGTTGAGAAAGAAAGAAAACCCTGTCTGAACACTAATGGGTACTCCTCTCTCTAGAACTTCAGTTTCTCTACAAGTTTGGAGTTTTCAGGTCaacctttttcttgatttttgtaGTGTGTACACGAACTGGGAGCGGAGGAGAGAGAAAGTTGGGTTGGGTGCCACGCAAGCATGGGGAATGAATTTGCAGCCACAAATTTGTTATGTGGACAGTGGGCGATCTTTCTATTGGATTTCAACAAGCCTACTTGATCATTTTCTGATTCTACACATTtgcataaataaaaaataaaaaataaaaaaggacGATACCTTTATGCTTCGAGTCCAACTCAGCTCTCACTTtccaattatatatattatttctgattgattttatttttttaattattttctttaaaatatttatttaaaaattttaaagatgagAAATTATGTTGTGAGGTTGAAGATAGCATAaagatattgaaaaatattatctTAATTTGATATGAACAGATatgatataaaatttgaaaataaaatatctatCTTGAATAAGATGTGATTTTCTATATAAATGAATAATCATTAATTATATTGATCGTCTAGAGTGGCCATATGTGGTCAAAAAAGGccgattaatttatattttcaaatatttaagaGTTGGTTGTACGTGACctttgtaaagaaaaatatatattgtttATTTTTCGTTGCGATAAGTTGTAAGATAAGAATATGTTAATATCATTGCATTCATCCTGATTTTAAGAGGGTTTCATTCGAGTTCGGATTGCACGCACTCAAAGCATCGTGATTCATTCTTCAAGAGAGAAAGAAGATTTTCTCGAAAGAGAACAATATGCCGTTTCAAAGAGAGTTAAAACTGACATATATTGAAGACGAGTGATGTCCATTAAATAGAGTCTACATAATGTGTTTATCATAAAGACGtcaaaaaagatgaaatcttttaGTTATTTATGTCTTTGTATAATTGTAACATTATTGAAGTTTAATGTATTTATTTGATAGTTAGGCTGGGTCTCGTAAATGTAGATCGGTTTGATAGAAGAACCACGTTAAGAATAATTGATCTAGTTTCACACCCCTTAATTAAAATCTAGtgaaaaagttatttttatttaaatttacgATAAACCCGAAAAAAATAACTAGGCTGCTAGAATTAATTCTCAAATAGTGGAATTTATAACATCAAAATTGCTAGAGTTAGGATGCAAGTTAAACAATAAATAAGCCCTTCAGGTTAACACTTATTTTTTATAACATATATACGTCTACGTATGACAAATTTTGAATATGGTTTTTAGAacattaaatgatttaattgtAAATCAATTATTCTCTATATTATACAAAACGCTTGCCTATGTTTTACCATGCAAGTCAATTGAAACGTTTGCtctattattttttctttttaaaatctaAATATGTCCAATgaattacttttaaatttaaaaagaaaaagaaaagttaCTCTATTGAAAAAGGAATTAAAGGTGTCGAATGTGACAAAGAAATTGCAAGTAACAGATGGTCCACTGCACCTGTAAAAAGTGAGTGAAAAGCAAATCTGTCACTATCCCACACGTGCCCCCACGCACAGGCAAGTATCCTTATGTAGATAGCTTTTAGATTTTGACACGTGTCCAGATATTGTGGATGaatttatttcatcctactcaCTTGGACATTACCCTATGACAGGGTGGATGATCAAAATTTATACATGCATATATAgactcattttttttaaaattgtatgTATGACAAGATCTTAACTGTTGAAATGAAATGAAAGTAGTGATCAGGATCTCTATATATGAGATAAGACCGGCCCCACCCAGTATCTTTTTCTCTTATCCTGCAAGCTCTTTCATTTTCCACACACCTACAATAATCAAAGGGGGAGACATTAAAAAAATCCTTCAAAAAAGGAAAATAACAct includes:
- the LOC140809938 gene encoding cyclic dof factor 1-like, whose translation is MLEVMKKDPEIKLFGKTICLPPDMIVSDFTEPDVLDQKQGFSATPNSQDSEDVSEGKLTRSKQEGDLNNPTKVAFVETDKDSISPKTPKKIEPSESNVSQEKTLGKPDKVLPCPRCNSMETKFCYYNNYNVGQPRHFCKKCQRYWTAGGTMRSVPVGSGRRKTKNASIANYCHIMVSDALQNGVQFPSLKPNGILVFGSDRPFAESVSSFVNPAERSLSCGGSEFFCQSSGSSCTTSNSMVKGSDTDIQEPCFAQISWQGPLNSPQWIQNSTAASVPPCFPVTFYPAPPYFGCTLPSSWNVPLDYPPPSSGYSGISTSSSISTLGKRSRDGTVLKPSNLENKEFSEIKTADTRVLIPKTLRIDDPNEAANSSIWSTLGIKNLRIDSTNGESLFKSFQSNGDSNRNINNSALVLQSNPAALLRSLNFRESAKCD